ACACGCTGCGGAAGCGCGACGACTTGGTCACCGGCTTGAATTGACGGATGCCCATCGCTTAACCCTCGAAGACCGGGATCGTGTCACCGGCCTTCAGCCGCACGATCGCCTTCTTGTAGTTGGGACGCTTCCCCTTCGACTGGCCCACGGTGCGCTGCTTGCCGCGGCAGTTCAGGGTCCACACGTCGGTCACCGTCACGCCGAACAGGATCTGGATGGCGTTCGCGATGCCGTGCTTGGTTGACTTGGGGTGCACCACGAAGGTGTACTCGCCAAGGTTCTGGTACGCCGTGCTGCTCCGCTCGGTGATGATCGGGCGCACGATCGTTTCATGGATCGTCGGCATCGTTACTTCGCCTCCGCGGCGGGCACGTCATGCGCCGAGAGCGCCGACGCTTCGATGATGACCACGTCGGACCAGAGCACGTGGTACGTGCCGACGTCCTGGTACGGCATCACGTGGGTCGACGGGATGTTGCGGGCGCTGAGGAACGTCATCGGCTTCACGCCATCGGTGAGGAACAACACCTTGCGGTCCGCCACGCCCAGCTTGCCGAGCAGCGACAGCATCGCCTTGGTGCTCGGCGCCTTCATCTCGAAGGCATCGATCACCAGCAGGTCGTTCTCACGGGCGCGGACGTTCAGCGCGCTCTTCTTGCCCAGCGCACGCACCTTCTTCTGCACGCGCTGCGTGTAGTCACGCGGCGTCGGGCCAAAGACGGTGCCACCACCCGGCCAGTGCGGCGCACGGGTCGAGCCCTGGCGCGCGCGGCCGGTGCCCTTCTGCTTCCACGGCTTCTGGTTGCCACCCGTCACCTTGCCGCGCGTCTTGGTCGACGCGGTGCCCTGGCGCTGGTTGGCCAGCGTGGCCTTCACCACCTGGTGCATCACCGGCACGTTCACCGTCCCGTCGAACAGCGTGGCCGGCAGCGTCATCGCGCCCTTGGCCTTGCCATCCGCACCGAACGCGCGTGCCTGCACTGTCGTGTTCTCTGTCGTCATCGGATTAGCCCTGCTTCTTGACGAGGACGATTCCGTTGGTCGGACCCGCCACTGCGCCACGGATGTAGATCAGGTTGCGCTCCACGTCCACCTTCTCGACCCGGAGGCCGATCTGGGTGTGGCGATGGTCGCCGTAATGTCCGGGCATCTTCTTGCCCTTGATCACGCGCGACGGATCCGTGCCCGGTCCGATGGAGCCAGGACGACGGTGCTTGGTGTTGCCGTGCGTGTTGGGACCGCCGCCGAAGCCGTAACGCTTCACGACGCCCTGGAAGCCACGACCCTTGCTGGTGCCCGTGACCTTCACGATCTCGCCCGGGGCGAACAGCTCGACGGTGAGCTTCTGCCCCAGCTCGTAGGTCGGGATCTCGGGATTCTTGCCCGGCGCGTCATCGATGCGGAAGCTGCGAATGACCTCGGGCGGGTTGGTCAGGCCGGCCTTCGCCGCATGACCCACTTCCGCCTTCGAGGCACGCGCGCCACGCGGCGTGCGCTCATTCGGCTTCGACGCACGACGCACACGCTGCGCGCCATACCCGAGCTCGACCGACGCAAAGCCGGCCGTCGCCTTCTCCATCACCTTCGTCACCGTGTTCGGAGTCGCCTCCACCACGGTCACCGGGATCTGCTGCCCGATCTCGTTGAAGATCTGGGTCATCCCGACCTTTCGTCCAATGATGCCGATCATTTCTCTCTCAGCTCAGTCACTGCCCGGCGCGGCGTGCGGCCCGCGACGACAACGGCAGTTGGACTCTGGCTCCCACCGGCGAATTCCGGCGGCGAACCCGCACCGCGGTCCATCCTGGCACCGCAGACCTGCACCTGCACCCACACCAGCGGACTACTCGACCTTGATCTCGACGTCGACACCGGCCGGCAGGTCCAGCTTCGTCAGCGCGTCGACCGTCTGCGCCTTCGAGTCCAGGATGTCGATCACACGCTTGTGCGTCTTCAGCTGGAACTGTTCCCGCGACTTCTTGTCCACGTGC
This is a stretch of genomic DNA from Gemmatimonadaceae bacterium. It encodes these proteins:
- the rplW gene encoding 50S ribosomal protein L23: MPTIHETIVRPIITERSSTAYQNLGEYTFVVHPKSTKHGIANAIQILFGVTVTDVWTLNCRGKQRTVGQSKGKRPNYKKAIVRLKAGDTIPVFEG
- the rplD gene encoding 50S ribosomal protein L4; its protein translation is MTTENTTVQARAFGADGKAKGAMTLPATLFDGTVNVPVMHQVVKATLANQRQGTASTKTRGKVTGGNQKPWKQKGTGRARQGSTRAPHWPGGGTVFGPTPRDYTQRVQKKVRALGKKSALNVRARENDLLVIDAFEMKAPSTKAMLSLLGKLGVADRKVLFLTDGVKPMTFLSARNIPSTHVMPYQDVGTYHVLWSDVVIIEASALSAHDVPAAEAK
- the rplC gene encoding 50S ribosomal protein L3 yields the protein MIGIIGRKVGMTQIFNEIGQQIPVTVVEATPNTVTKVMEKATAGFASVELGYGAQRVRRASKPNERTPRGARASKAEVGHAAKAGLTNPPEVIRSFRIDDAPGKNPEIPTYELGQKLTVELFAPGEIVKVTGTSKGRGFQGVVKRYGFGGGPNTHGNTKHRRPGSIGPGTDPSRVIKGKKMPGHYGDHRHTQIGLRVEKVDVERNLIYIRGAVAGPTNGIVLVKKQG